From the Pseudomonas monsensis genome, the window CAAGGACCCGCATGCCGAGAAGTTCGATCATCTGACTTATGATGAAGTACTGGATCGCAAGCTGGGTGTAATGGATCTGACAGCTATTTGCCTGTGCCGCGATCACAAGATGCCGCTGCGCGTATTCAACATGAACAAGCCCGGCGCCCTGCTGAACATCGTACACGGCGGCGCTGAAGGAACCCTGATCGAGGAAGTTCAACAATGATCAACGAAATCAAGAAAGACGCCAAAGAGCGCATGACGAAGTCCGTTGAGTCTCTGGCTCACAACTTCGGCCGTATCCGTACCGGCCAGGCGCACCCAAGCATTCTGGAAGGCGTGATGGTGCCGTACTACGGCGCGGACACCCCGATCAAGCAAGTCGCCAACATCACCGTCAAAGACGCCCGTACCCTGCAAGTGGTTGCGTTCGAGCGCAACATGCTCGGTGCTGTCGACAAGGCGATCGGCAGTGCAGGTCTGAACCTGAACCCGACCAACCTGGGTGAATTGCTGCTGATCAGCATGCCGGCCCTGACCGAAGAAACCCGTCGTGGTTTCACCAAGCAGGCGCGTGATGTGGCCGAAGACGCCCGTGTTGCCGTGCGCAACATCCGTCGCGATGCCAACAGCTCGCTGAAGGATCTGGTCAAGGAAAAGGAAATCAGCGAAGACGAAGAGCGTCGCGCCACTGGCGAAATCGACGATCTGACCAAGAAGTACGTGGCCGAGATCGACGCGAAACTGGCTGAGAAAGAAAAAGACCTGATGGCCGTATAAGGGTCGAGTTTTAATGGACAAGACCAAGCAGACTGCGCCGTCCGCGGTGCCGCGCCATGTCGCGATCATCATGGATGGCAACAATCGCTGGGCGAAAAAACGCTTTATGCCGGGTGTCGCCGGGCATAAAGCGGGCGTGGATGCTGTGCGGGCAGTGATCGAGGTGTGCGCTGAGGCCAAGGTCGAAGTGCTCACCCTGTTCGCGTTTTCCAGTGAGAACTGGCAGCGCCCGGCCGATGAGGTCAGCGCCTTGATGGATCTGTTCTTCAAGGCGTTGCGTCGTGAGGCCAAGCGCCTCAACGACAACAACATCAGCTTGCGGATCATTGGCGATCGTTCGCGCTTTCACCCTGAGCTTCAGGCGGCGATGCGCGAGGCCGAAGCCATGACCGCCGGTGCCAACCGCTTCATTCTGCAGATCGCAGCCAACTACGGCGGTCAGTGGGATATCGCACAAGCTGCGCAGCGTCTGGCAAGGGAAGTCCAGGCCGGACACCTGCGTCCGGAGGACATCACGCCGGATCTGCTGCAGACTTGTCTTGCCACCGGCGACCTGCCGTTGCCGGATCTGTGTATCCGCACGGGTGGTGAGCACCGCATCAGCAATTTCCTGCTGTGGCAGCTGGCCTACGCCGAGCTGTACTTCTCCGACCTGTTCTGGCCGGACTTCAAACACGATGCCATGCGCAATGCGCTGGCCGATTTCGCTTCGCGTCAGCGTCGCTTCGGTAAAACGAGTGAGCAGATTGAAGCTGGAGCCCGGGTTTAATGCTTAAACAACGAATCATCACTGCGCTGATCCTGTTGCCGATAGCCTTGTGCGGTTTTTTCCTGCTCGAAGGTTCCGGCTTTGCGCTGTTCATCGGGCTGGTGGTCAGTCTGGGCGCGTGGGAGTGGGCGCGGCTTGCCGGTTTCAATGGCCAGACGTTCCGTGTCGGTTATGCCGCCGCGGTCGCGCTGATGCTGTTCGTCATGTACATCTTGCCCGGCCTCGCGCCGTGGGTGCTGGGCGCGGCAGTACTGTGGTGGATGGTGGCGACCTGGCTGGTACTGACCTATCCGCAGTCGAGCGAGCACTGGTCCAGTGCGGCGACCAGGCTGGTGATCGGTCTGTTGATCCTGTTGCCGGCCTGGCAAGGCCTGGTGCAGATCAAGCAGTACCCACTGGGCAACTGGTTGATCATGGCGGTGATGGTGCTGGTCTGGGGCGCAGATATTGGCGCTTACTTCTCCGGTCGAGCTTTCGGCAAGCGCAAGCTTGCACCGCAGGTCAGTCCGGGCAAGAGCTGGGAAGGTGTCTATGGCGGTCTGGCGCTGAGTCTGGTGATTACCGCCATTGTCGGTCTGGTGCGCGACTGGACGGTTGCCGAGCTGCTTAAAGGCCTGATCGGCGCTGCGCTGATCGTGTTCATTTCGGTTGTCGGTGATCTCACCGAAAGCATGTTCAAACGCTCATCCGGCATCAAGGACAGCAGTAATCTGCTTCCGGGTCATGGTGGCGTGCTTGATCGTATCGACAGCCTCACGGCGGCGATTCCGGTATTTGCCGTGCTGTTGTGGATGGCTGCACCGTGAGTCGCCCACAGCAGATTACCGTCCTTGGGGCGACCGGCTCGATCGGTCTGAGCACCCTCGATGTCATTGCTCGTCACCCTGAGCGCTATCAGGTGTTCGCACTGAGCGGCTTCACTCGCCTGAGTGAGCTGTTCGCCCTGTGTGTGCGCCATGTGCCGCAGTTCGCCGTGGTGCCGGAAGTCGCTGCCGCGCGCGGTCTGCAGGACGACTTGCGTGCGGCCGGTCTGCCGACCCGTGTGTTGGTCGGGGAGGAGGGCTTGTGTCAGGTGGCTGCAGCCCCTGAGGTCGATGCGGTCATGGCGGCGATTGTCGGTGCGGCGGGGTTGCGCCCGACGCTGGCGGCGGTCGAGGCCGGCAAGAAAATCCTTCTGGCCAACAAAGAGGCGCTGGTGATGTCCGGCGCCTTGTTCATGCAGGCGGTACGCAAGAGCGGCTCGGTGCTGTTGCCGATCGACAGCGAACACAATGCGATTTT encodes:
- the uppS gene encoding polyprenyl diphosphate synthase; the protein is MDKTKQTAPSAVPRHVAIIMDGNNRWAKKRFMPGVAGHKAGVDAVRAVIEVCAEAKVEVLTLFAFSSENWQRPADEVSALMDLFFKALRREAKRLNDNNISLRIIGDRSRFHPELQAAMREAEAMTAGANRFILQIAANYGGQWDIAQAAQRLAREVQAGHLRPEDITPDLLQTCLATGDLPLPDLCIRTGGEHRISNFLLWQLAYAELYFSDLFWPDFKHDAMRNALADFASRQRRFGKTSEQIEAGARV
- the frr gene encoding ribosome recycling factor, whose product is MINEIKKDAKERMTKSVESLAHNFGRIRTGQAHPSILEGVMVPYYGADTPIKQVANITVKDARTLQVVAFERNMLGAVDKAIGSAGLNLNPTNLGELLLISMPALTEETRRGFTKQARDVAEDARVAVRNIRRDANSSLKDLVKEKEISEDEERRATGEIDDLTKKYVAEIDAKLAEKEKDLMAV
- a CDS encoding phosphatidate cytidylyltransferase, giving the protein MLKQRIITALILLPIALCGFFLLEGSGFALFIGLVVSLGAWEWARLAGFNGQTFRVGYAAAVALMLFVMYILPGLAPWVLGAAVLWWMVATWLVLTYPQSSEHWSSAATRLVIGLLILLPAWQGLVQIKQYPLGNWLIMAVMVLVWGADIGAYFSGRAFGKRKLAPQVSPGKSWEGVYGGLALSLVITAIVGLVRDWTVAELLKGLIGAALIVFISVVGDLTESMFKRSSGIKDSSNLLPGHGGVLDRIDSLTAAIPVFAVLLWMAAP